In a genomic window of Heterodontus francisci isolate sHetFra1 chromosome 21, sHetFra1.hap1, whole genome shotgun sequence:
- the LOC137381190 gene encoding histone H2A.J-like — protein RAKAKSHSSRAGLQFPVGRVHRLLRKGNYAERVGAGAPVYLAAVLEYLTTEILELAGNVARDNKKSRIIPRHLQLAVRNDDELNKLLGREAIAQGSVLPNIQAVLLPKKTSAQRSQKK, from the coding sequence agggccaaggccaagtctcactcctcccgggctggactgcagttcccggtgggccgtgttcacaggctcctgagaaagggcaactatgctgagcgtgtgggtgccggagccccggtctatctggctgctgtgctcgagtatctaaccactgaaatcctcgagctggccggtaacgtggcccgggacaacaagaagagccgcatcatccctagacacctgcaactggccgtccgcaacgacgacgagctcaacaagctgctgggaaggGAGGCCATCGCTCAGGGcagtgtgctgcctaatatccaggccgtgctgctacccaagaaaaccagcgctcagagatcccagaaaaagtaa